From Oryza sativa Japonica Group chromosome 4, ASM3414082v1, one genomic window encodes:
- the LOC9271011 gene encoding uncharacterized protein, with product MQRWTRNGMLNFSQPASSSPFGFYDAGHGASSSGGSRSHGCRSQNKDQRNLEKNLTKVRKEWMKVKEEMGYARLLSEHLSETVTETDRKVAAMLEELDRTDKYMQDILSSQQK from the coding sequence ATGCAACGGTGGACGCGCAACGGGATGCTGAACTTCTCgcagccggcgtcgtcgtcgccgttcgGATTCTACGACGCCGGCCACGGGGCgtcgagcagcggcggcagccggTCGCACGGCTGCAGGAGCCAGAACAAGGACCAGCGCAACCTGGAGAAGAACCTGACCAAGGTGAGGAAGGAGTGGATGAAGGTGAAGGAGGAGATGGGCTACGCGAGGCTCCTCAGCGAGCACCTCAGCGAGACGGTGACGGAGACCGACCGGAAGGTGGCTGCCATGCTCGAGGAGCTCGACCGGACGGACAAGTACATGCAGGATATACTGTCGTCCCAGCAGAAATAG